The following are encoded together in the Humulus lupulus chromosome 5, drHumLupu1.1, whole genome shotgun sequence genome:
- the LOC133834756 gene encoding uncharacterized protein LOC133834756 isoform X2: MAFRMLMLRSARGKITNLLGLRWSHGAAIPGPLDGLIGGNVISPLMVLPEVSLEDSNNNRNIGFGFQIFSFGGSMELMAVPKRKTSPHKRGIRNGPKALKPTPVIVRCRGCGRVKLPHFYCCSGDRGNTGDQNVSTR, encoded by the exons ATGGCGTTTAGGATGCTAATGCTGAGGAGCGCTCGAGGGAAGATAACTAACTTGTTAGGACTTAGGTGGAGTCATGGTGCTGCTATTCCTGGCCCATTGGATGGGCTCATAGGTGGTAATGTGATATCTCCACTGATGGTTTTGCCAGAGGTATCTCTAGAGGATTCTAACAATAATAGAAATATTGGATTTGGTTTCCAAATTTTCTCATTTGGTGGATCGATGGAACTCATGGCTGTCCCTAAGAGGAAG ACTTCTCCACACAAGAGAGGCATAAGAAATGGTCCTAAGGCTTTGAAGCCCACTCCAGTTATAGTAAGATGCAG GGGTTGTGGTCGAGTCAAATTGCCACACTTCTATTGTTGCAGTGGGGACAGGGGCAATACAGGTGATCAAAATGTTTCTACAAGATGA
- the LOC133834756 gene encoding uncharacterized protein LOC133834756 isoform X1: MCMTLSPVMAFRMLMLRSARGKITNLLGLRWSHGAAIPGPLDGLIGGNVISPLMVLPEVSLEDSNNNRNIGFGFQIFSFGGSMELMAVPKRKTSPHKRGIRNGPKALKPTPVIVRCRGCGRVKLPHFYCCSGDRGNTGDQNVSTR; encoded by the exons ATGTGCATGACATTGTCTCCGGTG ATGGCGTTTAGGATGCTAATGCTGAGGAGCGCTCGAGGGAAGATAACTAACTTGTTAGGACTTAGGTGGAGTCATGGTGCTGCTATTCCTGGCCCATTGGATGGGCTCATAGGTGGTAATGTGATATCTCCACTGATGGTTTTGCCAGAGGTATCTCTAGAGGATTCTAACAATAATAGAAATATTGGATTTGGTTTCCAAATTTTCTCATTTGGTGGATCGATGGAACTCATGGCTGTCCCTAAGAGGAAG ACTTCTCCACACAAGAGAGGCATAAGAAATGGTCCTAAGGCTTTGAAGCCCACTCCAGTTATAGTAAGATGCAG GGGTTGTGGTCGAGTCAAATTGCCACACTTCTATTGTTGCAGTGGGGACAGGGGCAATACAGGTGATCAAAATGTTTCTACAAGATGA